One window of Nitrospirota bacterium genomic DNA carries:
- a CDS encoding UvrD-helicase domain-containing protein yields the protein MTDIDTTFADRLKILKASAGAGKTHELTLRYAAFVLSDPEKVPMNDLRNILAITFSNNAAKEMKERILQWLKAACLDDPASIDQLCEKLSLDREAVRERSAALLEHILDNYSDFQVRTIDSFMTTVFKASAIDFGYNPDFEIIMDSSPLLVYTFDLFLRRIRRGSPDAEVLGSIVSYISEHKDGNSAYLWDPSAAILEQIKGIYQKLSAMSAQPLIEDCSAAMAAMATLKNRITAELNAINELVIRTGFKLNGNSSFKKSNLPQLAEEGRHSELIGKEFKTAPVSSLKKADEAYKKEYEEILERWEAFKQVVCEYAGCYARSFYIPYLKVYDGFSQTLDMVKKRQERVFIGDISRTLAEHLREFKVPDIYFRLGETIYHYLIDEFQDTSPVQWDDLQPLIENSLSQGGSLFVVGDTKQAIYGFRNADYTIMKKLESGCYFDTFKPKIDNLDKNSRSLRSILDFSEAVFKKAVKESTEYSSYGELSGLTDYVQEVREPSSDFGHAEVVLLYRNDEEPPEKEEIQRIIEDLRARKFSCSEIAVLTQKNEDAVRVSGWLNEKGIPFISYSNLDIRRRKITGEVISLLNFLDSPIDDHAFASFILGGIFLQALGSDGSGPDHNKWQDNFRQLIYTTSGKEPLYKAFQKSFSELWEQYFAVLFRVAGYFPLYDLAVEAFSTFRLLDTCSDEQATLVKILEVIKDFEGSGFNSLRDFLDFAEDENADTSAWNMDVPKNIEAVRVMTVHKAKGLGFPAVILLLYRSKPQTFDYFEEAVDERMRFLKCTKDICISAPELQPLYDKASEKDWVSRLNSLYVGFTRAKEEMYVVGVKAEKDTFPFDILPAGDFPKTGTVRIHRAKEEQPLVCSVLHHQNRVRDSRQSADLISVAERRRGEFLHNVLSHIVYLGSAPELDARTAVHAAIRETGAEFGVEEAVASVLGMLELSGVKALFSPMPGRKVMNEQEIVDADGGLFRIDRLVVDDDCITIVDFKTGSDIGSEERHADQVRNYMKILSPVYSGRPVAGMLVYIDLGKVATVQ from the coding sequence ATGACTGACATTGATACTACCTTTGCCGACAGACTAAAAATCCTGAAGGCCTCTGCAGGCGCAGGCAAGACCCATGAACTGACCCTCCGGTATGCTGCTTTTGTGCTTTCCGACCCGGAGAAGGTCCCCATGAACGACCTCAGGAACATCCTTGCCATAACCTTCTCAAACAATGCTGCCAAGGAGATGAAGGAGCGCATCCTCCAATGGCTGAAGGCGGCCTGTCTCGATGATCCAGCAAGTATTGATCAGCTTTGTGAAAAGCTCTCCCTTGACCGTGAAGCAGTGAGAGAGCGGTCAGCAGCCCTGCTCGAACATATACTCGACAACTATTCCGACTTTCAGGTCCGCACGATCGATAGCTTCATGACCACGGTCTTCAAGGCCTCTGCAATAGATTTCGGGTATAACCCTGACTTTGAGATCATCATGGACAGCAGTCCGCTCCTGGTCTATACCTTTGACCTCTTCCTCCGCCGCATACGCAGGGGCAGCCCTGATGCTGAAGTTTTGGGGTCTATCGTCTCCTATATCTCCGAACATAAGGACGGCAATTCTGCGTACCTCTGGGACCCGTCAGCCGCGATCCTCGAACAGATCAAGGGCATCTACCAGAAGCTCTCGGCCATGTCTGCCCAGCCTCTTATCGAAGATTGTTCAGCAGCAATGGCGGCCATGGCCACGCTGAAAAACAGGATCACTGCAGAGCTGAATGCGATCAATGAGCTGGTCATCAGGACAGGCTTTAAACTGAACGGTAATTCATCCTTTAAGAAGTCCAATCTGCCGCAGCTTGCAGAGGAGGGTCGCCATTCTGAACTGATCGGCAAAGAGTTCAAGACGGCTCCGGTCAGCAGCCTGAAGAAGGCTGACGAGGCATATAAAAAGGAATACGAAGAGATACTGGAGCGGTGGGAAGCGTTCAAACAGGTCGTTTGCGAGTATGCAGGCTGTTATGCCCGATCATTCTATATCCCGTATCTCAAGGTATATGACGGGTTCAGCCAGACGCTTGATATGGTCAAGAAGCGGCAGGAGAGGGTCTTTATCGGCGATATCAGCCGGACCCTTGCAGAGCATCTTAGAGAATTTAAAGTGCCTGATATCTATTTCAGGCTCGGCGAGACGATCTATCACTACCTGATTGATGAGTTCCAGGACACCTCGCCGGTGCAGTGGGATGATCTTCAGCCGCTTATTGAAAATTCCCTGAGCCAGGGAGGCAGCCTTTTCGTTGTGGGCGACACAAAGCAGGCGATCTACGGCTTCAGAAACGCAGACTACACGATCATGAAAAAACTGGAAAGCGGCTGCTATTTTGACACGTTTAAGCCGAAGATCGACAATCTCGACAAGAATTCCCGTAGCCTCAGAAGTATTCTCGACTTCAGCGAGGCGGTCTTCAAGAAGGCGGTGAAAGAGAGCACAGAATACAGCAGTTACGGGGAATTGAGCGGCCTGACCGATTACGTGCAGGAGGTTAGGGAGCCTTCGAGTGATTTCGGCCATGCCGAGGTGGTCCTGCTCTACCGGAATGACGAAGAGCCGCCTGAGAAAGAAGAGATCCAGCGGATCATAGAAGACCTGCGTGCCAGAAAATTCAGCTGCAGCGAGATCGCGGTGCTGACACAGAAGAACGAGGATGCGGTGCGGGTCTCAGGCTGGCTGAACGAAAAGGGGATCCCGTTCATCTCATACAGCAACCTCGATATCCGGAGAAGAAAGATAACCGGCGAAGTGATCAGCCTGCTGAATTTCCTCGATTCGCCGATTGACGACCATGCCTTTGCTTCATTTATCCTCGGCGGGATCTTTCTGCAGGCGCTTGGCAGTGATGGGTCAGGACCAGACCATAATAAATGGCAGGATAATTTTAGGCAGCTTATTTATACCACATCAGGAAAAGAGCCGCTGTACAAGGCATTTCAGAAGTCCTTTTCCGAGTTGTGGGAGCAGTACTTCGCAGTCCTCTTCAGGGTTGCAGGCTATTTCCCTCTGTACGATCTTGCGGTCGAGGCCTTCAGCACCTTCCGGCTTCTCGATACCTGCAGCGATGAGCAGGCGACTTTGGTGAAGATCCTTGAGGTGATCAAGGATTTTGAAGGCTCTGGCTTCAACAGTCTGCGTGACTTCCTCGATTTTGCCGAAGATGAGAATGCAGACACCTCTGCATGGAATATGGATGTACCGAAGAATATCGAGGCAGTCCGGGTCATGACCGTGCATAAGGCTAAAGGTCTCGGATTCCCCGCGGTCATTCTGCTTCTGTACCGCTCGAAGCCGCAGACATTTGACTATTTTGAGGAGGCGGTCGATGAAAGGATGCGCTTTCTCAAATGCACGAAGGATATCTGCATAAGCGCCCCTGAGCTGCAGCCGCTCTATGACAAGGCATCTGAAAAGGACTGGGTCTCCAGGCTGAACAGCCTCTATGTCGGATTCACCCGCGCAAAGGAGGAGATGTACGTTGTTGGCGTGAAGGCAGAGAAGGATACGTTCCCGTTTGACATCCTCCCGGCAGGTGATTTCCCAAAGACCGGCACAGTTAGAATACATAGGGCAAAGGAAGAGCAGCCTCTTGTCTGTTCAGTCCTGCACCATCAGAACAGGGTCCGGGATTCGCGTCAATCTGCTGACCTGATCAGCGTTGCAGAACGCAGGCGCGGAGAGTTTCTACATAACGTGCTCTCCCATATCGTGTATCTTGGCAGTGCGCCTGAGCTGGATGCCAGAACTGCTGTGCATGCAGCAATCAGGGAGACCGGAGCGGAATTTGGTGTTGAAGAGGCCGTCGCCTCAGTCCTTGGGATGCTTGAGCTGAGCGGGGTGAAGGCCCTTTTCAGTCCGATGCCTGGCAGAAAGGTGATGAACGAACAGGAGATCGTAGATGCTGACGGCGGGCTCTTCAGGATCGACCGGCTTGTCGTTGATGACGACTGCATCACGATCGTCGACTTCAAGACCGGCAGTGATATCGGCTCAGAGGAACGGCACGCTGATCAGGTGAGAAACTATATGAAGATCCTAAGCCCTGTGTACAGCGGCCGTCCTGTTGCCGGCATGCTTGTGTACATTGACCTCGGAAAGGTGGCCACGGTTCAATGA
- a CDS encoding XRE family transcriptional regulator, with protein MKEPIIKSSGNVFLDLGFSPEEAAILQMRSEIMTDIRKVIKTKKLTQARAAEMLGVSQSRVSDLIRGKWEKFSLEMLIALATKAGMRISLKRAA; from the coding sequence ATGAAAGAACCTATTATCAAATCTTCTGGCAACGTATTTCTCGACCTGGGTTTTTCCCCAGAAGAAGCTGCCATTCTTCAGATGCGTTCCGAAATAATGACTGATATCCGGAAAGTTATTAAGACAAAGAAACTGACTCAGGCAAGAGCAGCCGAGATGCTTGGTGTCAGTCAGTCACGGGTTTCTGACTTAATTCGCGGTAAATGGGAGAAGTTCAGCCTGGAGATGCTTATCGCGCTGGCAACAAAGGCCGGGATGCGTATCAGTCTTAAAAGGGCGGCATAG
- a CDS encoding type II toxin-antitoxin system RelE/ParE family toxin, producing MKPLNFVGSSLDDLRNFPDEARKASGFELYSVQCGLEPTDWKPMLSVGRGVKEVRIHVLGEWRIIYLAKFENAVYVLHAFQKKSRKTNQHDVEIARKRYKQIGG from the coding sequence ATGAAACCTTTAAACTTCGTAGGATCGAGCCTGGACGATCTTCGGAACTTCCCGGACGAAGCGCGTAAGGCATCGGGCTTTGAATTATATTCCGTTCAGTGCGGCCTTGAACCGACCGATTGGAAACCCATGTTGAGCGTAGGACGCGGGGTCAAGGAAGTCCGTATACATGTTCTGGGAGAATGGCGCATCATTTACTTGGCGAAGTTCGAGAATGCCGTATATGTGCTCCACGCGTTTCAGAAAAAAAGTCGAAAGACGAATCAACATGACGTTGAAATTGCACGCAAGCGGTATAAACAGATTGGAGGATAG